A single window of Vibrio campbellii CAIM 519 = NBRC 15631 = ATCC 25920 DNA harbors:
- the ugpA gene encoding sn-glycerol-3-phosphate ABC transporter permease UgpA, which translates to MSSPVVFKNKWLPVALIAPQLLITLVFFIWPAGQAIFQSSQLEDAFGMSREFVGLENFEKLIHDPLYLDSLMTTLQFSISVAVLALVSALILSAFAEQIIRGATMYRTFLIWPYAVAPVVAGSLWLFLFDPTIGVMTELLHLFGVDWNPTLNGTHAMWMVIITSTWKQISYNFLFFLAALQSVPKSLHEAAAIDGSGPIKRFITISFPLISPTSFFLLIVNFVYAFFDTFAIIHAMTQGGPSNSTSTLVYKVYNDGFIGLDLGSSAAQSVILMILVASLTVIQFKYVEKKVAY; encoded by the coding sequence ATGTCCTCACCTGTTGTTTTTAAAAACAAATGGCTTCCGGTTGCGTTGATTGCACCTCAGTTGTTGATCACCTTGGTGTTCTTCATCTGGCCGGCAGGACAAGCCATTTTCCAATCTTCACAACTTGAAGATGCTTTCGGTATGAGCCGTGAGTTTGTGGGCTTGGAGAACTTTGAAAAGCTCATCCATGATCCCCTTTACCTAGATTCACTAATGACCACGCTGCAATTTAGCATCAGCGTTGCGGTGCTCGCGTTGGTCAGTGCGCTTATCCTTTCCGCTTTTGCCGAGCAAATCATCCGCGGTGCAACCATGTATCGCACCTTCTTGATTTGGCCTTATGCGGTCGCCCCTGTCGTCGCGGGTTCGCTCTGGTTGTTCCTGTTCGACCCAACCATCGGTGTGATGACCGAGTTATTGCATCTGTTTGGCGTAGACTGGAATCCAACACTCAACGGCACCCATGCTATGTGGATGGTGATCATCACCTCGACGTGGAAGCAAATCAGCTACAACTTTCTATTCTTCTTAGCGGCGCTTCAATCCGTGCCAAAGTCTTTGCACGAAGCCGCAGCCATTGATGGTAGCGGTCCGATCAAACGCTTTATCACCATTAGCTTCCCACTGATTTCACCAACCAGCTTTTTCTTGTTGATCGTGAACTTTGTTTATGCGTTCTTTGATACGTTCGCCATCATCCACGCGATGACACAAGGCGGTCCGAGCAACAGCACCTCGACCTTGGTTTACAAAGTCTACAACGATGGCTTTATCGGGCTGGATTTAGGTTCATCGGCCGCACAGTCCGTGATCCTGATGATCTTGGTTGCTTCCCTGACTGTGATTCAATTTAAGTATGTTGAGAAGAAGGTGGCGTACTGA
- the ugpB gene encoding sn-glycerol-3-phosphate ABC transporter substrate-binding protein UgpB, producing the protein MAMKHLAGLAVAAALISTQAQAKTEVEWWHAMGGALGKKVNEIAADFNASQSEYEIKPVYKGSYAETMTSAIAAFRAKEQPAIVQVFEVGTATMMGADKAIYPVYQLMEDTKESFNPDDYLAAVTGYYTTNDGNMLSLPFNSSTPVLYYNKDMFAKAGVENPPKTWKEMEEVSRKLLASGAKCGFSTTWQSWTQIENFGARNNVPVANNNNGFSGLDTKFKFNDSAFVRHIEQMGKWSKEGIFKYGGRQSDGMPLFYTQECAMTMGSSAGLAGIKENMKDVDIGVAQLPYDSEIVAKPQNTIIGGASLWVLRGHSNEEYKGVAKFFSYLSSAEVQADWHQFTGYLPITKAAYELTKEQGFYAKNPGTDTAVLQMTSTEPTENSKGIRFGNFLQTRDIINEELEAVWAGKATAQAALNNAVRRGDEQLRRFERTQK; encoded by the coding sequence ATGGCTATGAAACACCTCGCCGGACTTGCTGTTGCAGCGGCATTGATCAGCACACAAGCACAAGCAAAAACTGAGGTTGAGTGGTGGCATGCAATGGGCGGCGCGCTGGGTAAAAAGGTCAACGAAATTGCCGCAGACTTTAACGCAAGCCAATCAGAATACGAGATCAAGCCGGTTTACAAAGGCAGCTACGCAGAAACCATGACCAGTGCTATCGCGGCGTTCCGAGCAAAAGAGCAGCCAGCGATTGTACAAGTATTCGAAGTGGGTACGGCGACCATGATGGGCGCAGACAAAGCGATTTATCCTGTTTACCAATTGATGGAAGACACCAAAGAGTCGTTCAACCCTGATGATTACCTTGCAGCCGTAACAGGTTACTACACCACCAACGACGGCAACATGCTTTCCCTGCCATTTAACAGCTCAACGCCAGTGCTTTACTACAACAAAGACATGTTCGCAAAAGCTGGCGTAGAAAACCCACCAAAAACATGGAAAGAGATGGAAGAAGTGTCTCGTAAGCTGCTGGCATCTGGTGCGAAGTGTGGTTTCAGCACAACGTGGCAATCATGGACGCAGATCGAAAACTTCGGTGCGCGTAACAACGTTCCTGTGGCCAATAACAACAACGGTTTTTCGGGACTAGACACTAAGTTCAAGTTCAATGATTCTGCGTTTGTTCGTCACATCGAACAGATGGGTAAATGGTCGAAAGAAGGCATCTTCAAATATGGCGGTCGCCAATCTGATGGTATGCCTTTGTTCTACACTCAAGAGTGTGCAATGACTATGGGCTCGTCGGCAGGTCTGGCTGGCATTAAAGAGAACATGAAAGACGTTGATATCGGCGTAGCGCAACTGCCTTACGACTCAGAGATCGTCGCTAAGCCACAAAACACCATCATCGGTGGTGCATCACTTTGGGTTCTTCGTGGCCATTCAAACGAGGAATACAAAGGCGTGGCGAAGTTCTTCTCTTACCTTTCTAGTGCAGAAGTTCAAGCAGATTGGCACCAGTTCACGGGTTACCTACCAATCACTAAAGCGGCTTATGAGCTGACTAAAGAGCAAGGCTTCTACGCTAAGAACCCAGGCACAGATACAGCGGTTCTACAAATGACGTCAACCGAGCCGACAGAAAACTCGAAAGGCATTCGCTTTGGTAACTTCCTGCAAACACGCGACATCATCAACGAAGAGCTAGAAGCAGTGTGGGCAGGCAAAGCAACGGCACAAGCTGCGCTAAACAATGCAGTTCGTCGCGGTGACGAGCAGCTACGTCGCTTTGAGCGCACACAGAAGTAA
- a CDS encoding glycerophosphoryl diester phosphodiesterase, which translates to MTITAHRGLSSLAPENTLSAIQRAIEFGCEWIEIDVQLSADNIPVVIHDNTVNRCTNGRGKVKELTWHELRLLDAGLWFGDDFAGEHIPSLEETLELTSRAGVKLNIELKIYSGDEIDLLCEKVAQVIERLDVEADAILFSSFNTEALMTMRNYLPEVRRGQLWQEVSDDFSIVLQHIDAYSVHCDYRFLTESQAKQIKQFGYQLFCYTPNFPQLVEAHWLWGVDMMITDIPQRYKVEVPLAKREPALNE; encoded by the coding sequence ATGACAATAACGGCACACCGTGGCTTATCCAGTTTGGCTCCAGAAAACACCTTATCGGCAATCCAACGCGCCATTGAATTCGGTTGCGAATGGATTGAAATCGACGTTCAGCTCAGTGCTGACAACATTCCTGTGGTTATTCATGACAACACCGTAAACCGCTGCACGAACGGCCGAGGCAAAGTTAAAGAGCTGACTTGGCATGAATTAAGATTGTTGGACGCTGGTTTATGGTTTGGCGATGACTTCGCAGGCGAACATATTCCTAGTTTAGAAGAGACGCTTGAGCTCACTTCGAGAGCGGGCGTGAAGCTCAATATTGAATTGAAGATCTACTCAGGCGATGAAATTGATCTGCTGTGCGAAAAGGTTGCACAGGTCATTGAGCGTTTGGACGTCGAGGCGGATGCCATTCTCTTTTCTAGCTTCAACACTGAAGCCTTGATGACGATGAGAAACTACCTGCCAGAAGTGAGAAGAGGGCAGTTATGGCAAGAGGTTTCAGACGATTTTTCTATCGTGTTGCAACATATCGATGCTTACAGTGTGCATTGTGATTACCGTTTCTTGACTGAGTCACAAGCGAAGCAGATCAAGCAGTTTGGCTACCAGCTGTTTTGCTATACACCGAACTTTCCCCAATTAGTTGAAGCACATTGGCTGTGGGGAGTGGATATGATGATTACCGACATCCCGCAACGTTACAAAGTAGAAGTGCCTTTAGCCAAACGAGAACCCGCACTGAATGAATGA
- a CDS encoding DeoR/GlpR family DNA-binding transcription regulator, translating to MNDLNVRQQSIIELVHQQEYCSIEELAQRFEVTTQTIRRDINQLCQLGLTRRHHGGVGLPATLTNRSYASRQVTNQQEKQTIADEVVKAIPNGATLFLGIGTTIALIAERLANHSELRVVTNNFEAAHILSHFENIETWIPGGRIRTNDRDVVDGSVEQFYGQFSADIGIIGCAGVTEIAQSHSDMINLGSTTIDTQPFAMEHELREAKVSQAILANSEQKWLVANNSKWQRRANTKVAPLSYFDRVFSN from the coding sequence ATGAATGACCTAAACGTCCGCCAGCAAAGCATCATTGAACTGGTTCATCAGCAAGAATATTGTTCGATAGAAGAGCTTGCTCAACGCTTTGAAGTCACGACGCAAACCATTCGACGTGACATCAATCAGCTTTGCCAATTAGGACTGACCCGACGCCATCATGGTGGTGTCGGATTGCCTGCTACCTTAACCAACCGCAGTTATGCCTCTCGCCAAGTCACCAATCAACAAGAAAAGCAGACCATCGCCGATGAAGTGGTCAAAGCTATCCCGAACGGGGCGACTTTATTTTTGGGTATCGGCACGACTATCGCGTTGATTGCCGAGCGTTTGGCGAACCACAGCGAGCTTCGTGTGGTGACGAATAACTTTGAAGCGGCACACATTCTTTCTCACTTTGAGAATATTGAAACTTGGATTCCCGGTGGGCGTATTCGTACTAACGATCGCGACGTGGTAGATGGCTCCGTAGAGCAGTTTTATGGTCAGTTCTCGGCGGATATTGGCATTATTGGTTGTGCAGGCGTGACCGAAATCGCGCAGTCGCATTCCGACATGATCAACCTTGGCAGCACAACGATTGATACTCAGCCGTTCGCAATGGAACACGAATTACGAGAAGCCAAAGTGAGCCAAGCGATTTTGGCTAACTCGGAGCAAAAGTGGCTGGTGGCGAACAACAGCAAATGGCAGCGCAGAGCCAATACCAAGGTGGCTCCGCTTAGTTATTTCGATCGCGTTTTCAGTAACTAA
- a CDS encoding universal stress protein has translation MKYKHILVALELSDESTVLIDRAVSMASYLGSEISFIHIDGTHGEIYRELVDIKADPDQRPINEHSMECLRSFSDYMEQPLKHFFVGTGDLADKLEVTIKEQEVDLLICGHHQDFWSKIISYSRHLINKSPVDILVVPIHD, from the coding sequence ATGAAATACAAACATATCCTAGTCGCACTGGAACTGTCTGATGAGAGTACTGTGCTGATTGACCGCGCTGTATCTATGGCGAGTTATCTCGGCTCCGAGATTTCATTTATTCACATCGACGGTACTCATGGTGAGATTTATCGTGAGCTTGTTGATATCAAAGCGGACCCAGATCAAAGACCGATAAATGAGCACTCTATGGAGTGTTTGAGATCCTTCAGCGATTACATGGAGCAACCGTTGAAGCACTTCTTTGTCGGCACCGGTGACTTGGCAGACAAACTAGAAGTGACCATTAAAGAACAAGAAGTCGACCTACTGATTTGTGGTCACCACCAAGATTTCTGGAGCAAGATCATTTCTTACTCAAGACATCTGATCAACAAGTCTCCGGTTGATATTTTGGTTGTACCGATCCACGACTAG
- a CDS encoding DUF6482 family protein, producing MNLLIESVEGGIYLAYNVENQTRSLILNENKSPLTFASLCEARDHFRGSTYSSAKLVHLNASDEMCGEKIRCDMPLEIELSWY from the coding sequence ATGAATCTTTTGATTGAATCAGTCGAGGGTGGTATCTACCTCGCTTACAACGTAGAAAACCAGACAAGATCACTGATATTAAATGAAAACAAAAGCCCGCTAACGTTCGCAAGCCTTTGTGAAGCAAGGGATCATTTTCGTGGCAGCACCTACTCATCAGCAAAACTGGTTCACCTCAATGCTTCAGATGAGATGTGCGGCGAGAAAATACGCTGTGACATGCCTTTAGAGATTGAATTGAGCTGGTACTGA
- a CDS encoding ABC-F family ATP-binding cassette domain-containing protein, whose amino-acid sequence MPVLQAYNISHQFGNGETLFQQISCSMTKRRVGLVGRNGVGKSVFASILSGEQAPTSGTVTLPRSFAVYRQQPSHLLGGDLSIAQFLAKDKVLSALKQIEMGGCSEHLFEVVGEQWDLPIQLAKQLTDMGLPPQPDFPCSQLSGGQLARLQLWQLFDSEVELLILDEPSNHLDTHAKQWLIHSMRSFSGAILLISHDRELLREMEEIWELSGLGLQVFGGNYNVYAEQKRTELQAVERQLATVEKQKKHLEEQAQRNREKADQREAQGKMLRKDGSQPKKLLDFMKRKATARAASRSKNEQLRQAYLQGKEQSLRARKEQIKEQKLYLADSQSRSRKVLSLLEAVLPFGVEQPITVQIHADDKIHLLGKNGCGKSTLLKSLLGELSLQSGELKINTPFYYLDQHFGAIRPELSMLENLMQHCEGMKESDARTLLAGIGFRRDSVFRLGNVLSGGEKMKLAMLIVSHQPAQPLLLLDEPDNHLDLDSKIMLAQALYAYRGGFILISHDQDFAAESGVSRCVELS is encoded by the coding sequence ATGCCAGTTTTACAGGCTTACAATATCAGTCATCAATTTGGTAACGGCGAAACACTGTTTCAGCAAATCTCATGTTCTATGACCAAACGTCGTGTTGGGTTAGTCGGACGCAACGGTGTCGGAAAATCGGTGTTTGCATCGATACTTAGTGGTGAGCAAGCCCCGACCAGCGGTACAGTAACCTTACCAAGGTCATTTGCAGTATATCGTCAGCAACCATCGCACTTGTTAGGTGGCGACCTTTCGATTGCCCAGTTTTTAGCAAAGGACAAAGTGCTAAGCGCGCTCAAGCAGATCGAAATGGGCGGTTGCTCTGAACATTTGTTTGAGGTGGTGGGCGAACAATGGGATTTGCCGATTCAACTTGCTAAGCAGCTTACAGATATGGGCTTACCGCCACAGCCAGACTTCCCTTGCTCGCAATTGAGTGGCGGACAGTTAGCGCGTTTGCAACTGTGGCAGTTGTTCGACAGCGAAGTGGAATTGCTGATCCTTGATGAACCGTCGAACCATCTCGATACGCATGCCAAGCAGTGGTTGATTCATTCGATGCGCAGTTTCTCAGGTGCAATTTTGCTCATCAGTCACGACAGAGAGTTACTGCGTGAGATGGAAGAAATCTGGGAGCTCTCCGGGTTAGGTTTACAAGTATTTGGCGGCAATTACAATGTATATGCCGAGCAAAAGCGCACAGAACTACAAGCGGTGGAACGCCAATTAGCCACTGTCGAAAAGCAAAAGAAGCACTTGGAAGAGCAAGCTCAGCGCAATCGTGAGAAAGCGGATCAAAGAGAGGCTCAAGGTAAGATGCTGAGAAAGGATGGCAGTCAGCCCAAAAAATTACTGGATTTCATGAAAAGAAAAGCCACAGCCCGAGCCGCCAGTCGTAGCAAGAACGAGCAACTTCGCCAAGCGTACCTACAAGGTAAAGAGCAAAGCTTGCGAGCGCGCAAAGAGCAAATCAAAGAACAAAAGTTGTATTTGGCAGATAGTCAAAGTCGTTCACGAAAAGTGTTGTCATTATTGGAGGCGGTGCTGCCATTTGGAGTGGAGCAACCCATCACTGTTCAAATTCATGCGGATGATAAAATACATTTGTTGGGCAAAAATGGATGCGGTAAATCGACCTTACTCAAAAGCCTATTGGGTGAGTTGTCACTACAAAGTGGTGAGCTGAAAATCAATACACCGTTTTATTATCTCGATCAGCACTTTGGTGCGATACGACCTGAACTCTCGATGTTGGAAAACCTGATGCAGCATTGTGAGGGGATGAAAGAGAGTGATGCCAGAACGTTACTCGCTGGCATTGGCTTTCGTCGAGACAGCGTATTTCGTTTGGGGAATGTACTAAGTGGCGGTGAGAAAATGAAACTCGCTATGTTGATTGTCAGTCATCAACCAGCCCAGCCTTTGCTGCTTTTGGATGAACCGGATAATCATCTCGACCTAGATTCGAAAATCATGCTCGCTCAGGCATTATATGCTTACCGAGGCGGTTTTATTCTTATCAGTCATGACCAAGATTTTGCCGCGGAGTCGGGTGTGTCTCGATGCGTTGAACTGAGCTAA
- a CDS encoding prolyl oligopeptidase family serine peptidase, with product MKKKTLALVTAFAMTGILPSAYAEDSTEELVEHVHKMAVKYPTTKKVDVVDEYFGTKVSDPYRWLEDDRSKETADWVKAQNQVTFDYLAQIPYRHQIEERLTQLMDYEKLGRPFKEGKYTYFYKNDGLQNQDVLYRQLDDGKPEVFLDPNTFSEDGTTSLANVSFTKDGSLVAYSISEGGSDWRKVIVLDAETKKPVGETLVDIKFSGVNWLGNEGFYYSSYDKPEGSELSAKTDQHKLYYHELGTKQTEDKLIFGGTEAEKHRYVRGYTSDDQRYLFISASTSTSGNKLLLKDLTKPDSPLQTILDDTNSDTWVIDSKGTKLYLVTNLDAPNKRVVTVDASNPEPKNWKDLIPETDNVLSPSTAGGYLFASYIVDALSLVKQYDMDGKFIREIKLPDIGSAYGFWGKKEDAEVYYSFTNYKTPSTTYRLDIEEGDSEVYHKSKAPFDPAQFESRQVFYKSKDGTKIPMIIAYKKGTPMDGTAPTILYGYGGFNISLTPYFSPSRAAWLEMGGIYAVANIRGGGEYGKEWHNAGTKLEKQNSFDDFIAGAEFLIDKDYTSSDKLAINGGSNGGLLVGAVMTQRPELFKVALPAVGVLDMLRYHTFTAGAGWAYDYGTAEQSKEMFDYLKGYSPVHNVKAGVKYPATMVTTGDHDDRVVPAHSYKFAAELQSKQAGTNPTLIRIETNAGHGAGTPTSKIIEKTADVYSFTLFNMGFEEL from the coding sequence ATGAAAAAGAAAACCTTAGCACTGGTGACCGCGTTCGCGATGACGGGCATATTGCCGAGTGCTTATGCCGAAGACTCAACAGAGGAATTGGTTGAACACGTGCACAAAATGGCGGTGAAGTACCCAACGACAAAGAAAGTCGATGTAGTGGATGAGTATTTTGGTACCAAAGTCAGTGACCCATATCGCTGGTTAGAGGACGACCGCAGTAAAGAAACCGCAGATTGGGTCAAAGCGCAGAACCAAGTCACGTTCGATTACTTGGCGCAAATTCCTTATCGTCACCAGATTGAAGAACGATTAACTCAGTTGATGGATTACGAGAAGTTAGGGCGCCCATTCAAAGAAGGCAAATACACCTATTTCTACAAGAACGACGGTTTGCAAAACCAAGATGTGCTTTATCGCCAACTCGATGATGGCAAGCCTGAAGTCTTCCTCGATCCAAATACTTTTAGTGAAGATGGCACGACTTCGCTGGCGAATGTGAGCTTCACCAAAGATGGTTCTTTAGTCGCTTACAGCATTTCAGAGGGCGGTAGCGACTGGCGAAAAGTGATTGTGCTTGATGCCGAGACCAAAAAGCCTGTCGGTGAGACGCTGGTGGATATTAAGTTCAGTGGCGTAAATTGGCTGGGGAATGAAGGTTTCTACTACTCAAGTTACGACAAGCCAGAAGGCAGCGAGCTTTCGGCAAAAACCGACCAACACAAGCTTTACTACCACGAGCTGGGCACTAAGCAGACTGAAGACAAGCTTATCTTTGGCGGTACAGAGGCAGAGAAGCACCGATACGTTCGTGGTTACACTTCGGACGACCAACGTTACCTATTTATCTCAGCAAGTACGTCAACGTCGGGCAACAAACTGCTCTTGAAAGATTTGACCAAGCCTGACAGTCCGCTGCAAACCATTTTGGATGACACCAATTCTGATACTTGGGTGATTGATAGCAAAGGCACCAAGCTGTATTTGGTCACTAACTTAGATGCGCCAAACAAACGTGTAGTGACGGTGGACGCGAGCAACCCTGAGCCAAAGAATTGGAAAGATTTAATTCCTGAAACTGATAACGTGCTTAGCCCATCAACAGCGGGCGGTTACCTGTTCGCAAGCTACATTGTTGACGCGCTTTCGTTGGTCAAACAATACGATATGGACGGTAAGTTCATTCGTGAAATCAAGCTGCCAGACATCGGTAGCGCTTACGGTTTTTGGGGTAAGAAAGAAGACGCTGAAGTCTACTACTCTTTCACCAACTACAAGACACCGAGTACGACCTATCGCCTAGACATCGAAGAGGGTGACAGCGAGGTTTACCACAAATCTAAAGCACCATTTGATCCGGCACAATTTGAATCCCGTCAGGTGTTCTACAAGTCGAAAGATGGCACCAAGATTCCGATGATCATTGCCTATAAGAAAGGCACACCGATGGACGGCACAGCGCCAACGATCTTGTATGGTTATGGTGGTTTCAATATCAGTCTGACGCCTTACTTCAGTCCAAGCAGAGCTGCATGGTTGGAAATGGGCGGAATCTACGCTGTTGCGAACATCCGTGGTGGTGGTGAGTACGGTAAAGAGTGGCACAATGCTGGCACCAAGTTAGAGAAGCAAAACTCGTTTGATGACTTTATTGCCGGAGCTGAGTTCCTTATCGATAAAGACTACACCTCATCAGACAAGCTTGCGATTAATGGTGGCTCGAACGGCGGCTTGCTCGTCGGGGCGGTGATGACGCAGCGCCCAGAGCTGTTTAAAGTGGCACTGCCGGCAGTTGGTGTATTGGATATGCTTCGCTACCACACCTTCACGGCAGGAGCGGGCTGGGCTTATGACTACGGTACCGCAGAGCAAAGTAAAGAGATGTTCGATTACCTCAAAGGTTACTCGCCAGTTCATAACGTAAAAGCCGGCGTTAAATACCCGGCAACTATGGTAACAACCGGGGATCATGATGATCGCGTGGTGCCAGCACACTCCTACAAATTTGCGGCCGAGCTGCAGTCGAAACAAGCAGGTACAAACCCAACTTTGATTCGAATCGAAACCAATGCAGGTCATGGTGCAGGTACACCGACTAGTAAAATTATCGAGAAAACCGCGGATGTTTATAGCTTCACTTTGTTCAATATGGGTTTTGAAGAGTTGTAA
- a CDS encoding helix-turn-helix domain-containing protein — translation MKDVNTLGGRLNEVLFMKGMSAAELSRKVSIEAGYISKILNNKIKKPHKNMRKIAESLDVSYEWLMTGKEVSGGYEKLHDIESLVNSEFQKIGTFETDMPISKFEKIIYHDDSINIVTTRKLGGGLYLFRREGDIIELYREDNFLTMSWHPDSPKKTDSPIGKVISRINREHINDKKIEFIKN, via the coding sequence GTGAAAGATGTCAACACTCTTGGTGGAAGGTTAAACGAGGTACTTTTCATGAAAGGGATGTCAGCAGCAGAGCTGTCCAGAAAAGTAAGCATTGAAGCTGGATATATCAGTAAGATACTGAATAACAAAATAAAAAAGCCTCATAAGAATATGAGGAAAATTGCCGAATCTTTAGATGTTTCCTATGAATGGCTGATGACGGGGAAAGAGGTATCTGGAGGTTATGAGAAACTACATGACATTGAGTCTTTAGTTAATAGTGAGTTTCAAAAAATTGGAACGTTTGAAACAGATATGCCTATTTCAAAATTTGAGAAAATTATTTATCATGACGACTCGATAAATATAGTCACAACACGAAAACTCGGAGGTGGCTTATATTTGTTTAGAAGAGAGGGAGACATAATAGAGCTGTATCGAGAAGACAACTTTCTGACGATGAGTTGGCATCCAGATTCACCCAAGAAAACAGACTCTCCCATTGGCAAGGTGATCTCTAGAATTAACAGGGAACATATTAATGATAAGAAAATTGAATTTATTAAAAATTGA
- a CDS encoding VUT family protein, giving the protein MIRKLNLLKIEDGLVYYTNEDNDCVLKETPHELVSRGVVRLFDCKQDRDSIYAMTSMTKLDIKWYAFLSSLYLCVLLVAIPMSPHTVKIFGTFQPAGILIFPITFVILDAINATLRYEYAKTTTYFGAGLCAISSGLIALTFYTFDIDGAYHQVFYPLIKLYLINSLCILSADQANNMIFRALSSKLYKAPIWQRSIISSVVGQALYTIIWIGLFFNTSTSLTLLEKIYDNYLFKIVYAIVLIPLLYALVFTYKRIREKQGISCKEMHV; this is encoded by the coding sequence ATGATAAGAAAATTGAATTTATTAAAAATTGAAGACGGCTTGGTTTATTACACTAATGAAGACAATGATTGCGTTTTAAAAGAAACGCCGCATGAACTTGTTTCTCGAGGAGTTGTCAGGCTCTTTGACTGTAAACAAGACAGAGATTCAATCTATGCAATGACCTCAATGACAAAGCTGGATATTAAATGGTACGCATTTTTGTCTAGCCTTTATTTATGTGTTTTGCTCGTTGCTATACCTATGTCACCACATACGGTAAAAATTTTTGGAACGTTCCAACCTGCTGGTATTCTAATTTTCCCAATAACGTTTGTTATTTTAGATGCAATAAATGCAACATTGCGATATGAATATGCAAAAACGACAACATATTTTGGAGCTGGTCTCTGCGCTATTTCTTCTGGCCTGATTGCTTTAACATTCTATACGTTTGATATCGACGGTGCATATCACCAAGTCTTCTACCCTCTGATTAAATTATACCTTATCAATAGTTTATGTATATTATCAGCAGATCAAGCTAATAATATGATATTTAGAGCATTAAGCTCGAAGCTTTACAAAGCACCAATCTGGCAAAGATCTATTATTTCCAGTGTTGTAGGGCAAGCATTGTACACTATTATCTGGATTGGACTATTCTTCAACACATCTACATCGCTTACATTACTTGAGAAAATCTATGATAACTACTTATTCAAGATAGTTTACGCTATTGTTTTAATTCCTCTGTTATATGCATTAGTCTTTACTTACAAGCGTATAAGAGAAAAACAAGGAATTTCTTGCAAAGAAATGCACGTCTAA
- a CDS encoding CesT family type III secretion system chaperone has translation MDSLLNAVALFCEKVGLPHPTEEKDVFTFTIEEQEINITQLPAGHLLMFSTLPEHYIENCHQIEIYSDNLYKPSIGWSQDTYAWVMWNRQPFEHLDINTIYQQAFSLSEGYAQASIKATREPVPEPQMDNLFSTAIKA, from the coding sequence ATGGATTCACTTTTGAATGCTGTAGCATTATTTTGTGAAAAAGTCGGTCTACCCCACCCGACAGAGGAAAAAGATGTTTTTACATTCACTATTGAGGAGCAAGAAATCAACATTACTCAACTCCCTGCTGGTCATTTATTGATGTTTAGCACTCTGCCTGAGCACTATATTGAGAACTGCCATCAAATAGAGATATACAGTGACAACTTATACAAACCATCAATTGGTTGGTCACAAGACACTTATGCATGGGTGATGTGGAATCGACAACCCTTCGAACATTTGGATATAAATACAATCTATCAACAGGCATTCAGCCTCAGTGAGGGCTACGCCCAGGCTTCAATAAAGGCAACACGAGAACCAGTGCCTGAGCCACAAATGGATAACTTGTTTTCAACAGCGATCAAAGCTTAG